The Miscanthus floridulus cultivar M001 chromosome 6, ASM1932011v1, whole genome shotgun sequence genomic interval CTGAAAAATCTAAGGGCAAAAGGTCTTTCTACCCTAAGTTGTATGATAAAGAACTGTGGTCCTCAGATACTTAATTGTCTGTTTGACCCTAACTGTAGGAAGGCCCTTCAGTGTTTGAATTCCTGTTCTCCGACTGATCAAGTCTGCAACTATCGCTGTATTGCATCATATGAAAGTCCGTATCTGGAGGCCTTTTCCCTCTGTGTTTTGCAGAAGAACAATTGCCTTGACCTCAATGCTGAGATACCCAGTAAACCGAATGTAATGCCACTAACCATGTTCAGAGAACAAAAACTAAGCCATGAAATCGCAGAAGATCTATTTGTTGGTTGGTTGGACAGCATCGAATGGAGTTGGCGAGTGGCAGCTGGACAAAATCCAGCATATGATCAGTTCCCATGTCAGTATCAGTTATTCTACAGAGGGAAAGCCAAAGGTTCATTTTGGTATGAGCCGGTTTTTCAGGTCAAAACCCTGGAAGGAGAGCTGGTTTGGAGGCGCAGGAGGTATCGTGTGAGAAGGGCTAGCACTCCTGGTACATTTTACTTCAGTGTGTTGGATAATGGTGTCATTTCCAAAGAATTTTGGACAATTGTTGACGTTGCGGAGGATTTCAGCTGGGGTCTGTTCCATTATCATGGTGCAGCACAGCCTGCTGGGCTATCATACACTGGAGCAGTGCTTGTTACTCCAGATGGGTCTTATCCTGATGTGGAAGACCCAAGATTGGCCTCTGCTTTAGAGAAGTGTGCTATAAAGAAATGGGAGCTCTATACAGTTGATAACTGTTCCTGCATGGGTGCGCCACTGGGAACTCCTGAGGATTCAAAGCTGCATCATCAGATTTCTCCAGGAAAAGAAACTAGTATTTTGCAGAGAAGATGATAATTTGTAATGTGTTCAAGTGACCCAAATGATTCTGTCGTACATACAAAGATGTACTGACAAGTGGACATGTATTGCTGAAGAGAGCTCATCTGTAACCTGCAGGtatattttcttctttctaatacaCATGTAACCTAATGCCTATCTTTTGTGGCTGCCATCAGGGTTTTCGGTGATTAAGAAATAAGATTTTGAATACAAGATCATCACCTGTACAGTATACACTAGTGTCTAAGTTATCAATTGCAATGTCTGCTTTTCTTCAGGACTTTTATATTTACAGCAACAGATCACACTGGTTACAACCTGCACTGGTGACCAGATGTCTTCAATTCTTCATCACCTGTGTAGAGCTGCAATACTCTTTGCAAGATCAAAACTGATTTCCTGCCATGTTGTGCCAGTATTAAATCCCTCGTAACAGAACTCAGGAGTCTGATTTTTTCTTGCATTAAATTACCTTGGTATTTACTATCTACtctatccgttccaaattataagacgttttggcttttcaagATACGTTGCATTTGCTATGCaaatagatatacactatgtctagatacatagtaaaatcaatgtatctagaaaagccaaaacgtcttataatttgggacggattTAGTAGTAATCTTTGATTGAGTACTTGTATTAGAAATTACTTCTGATGTAGTGATGTATTCATCATCATCGATGAGACCAAGAGTTGACTGCTCGTTGTACATTTGGAATAAAGATGAAAATGGCGTCTTGTAGTTGATTCAGCATTTTATACGCACTAGTTCATTTTTAGCATCTTCGGTGTTCCCATCAGTACCTGTTGAAGCATCTTGTAATGTTCAGACAGCTCAGTTCGCTATCAGAG includes:
- the LOC136456466 gene encoding violaxanthin de-epoxidase, chloroplastic-like, yielding MATALPSSASASATAASCLLHLSRRGLPGASPVLSPPRTATFRWRGGCNVACSCSPGPPPAVPAEPRGDDVAGHATSPVATVRIVAVVGEGSISPIKDTPWEEVMRHTADRLKWVDEGFEMLVFTDNLIDHDNLRKELLSQCDMLLNVAITNQDAVQWLINNSKHISNVICFQSSPSLVNKLGGTYVQYTGEQDIFGKLASIGKPSGVKESAEVLKTISNAWERHNSDDIRFCLLVVVNAYIRPVSMLKNLRAKGLSTLSCMIKNCGPQILNCLFDPNCRKALQCLNSCSPTDQVCNYRCIASYESPYLEAFSLCVLQKNNCLDLNAEIPSKPNVMPLTMFREQKLSHEIAEDLFVGWLDSIEWSWRVAAGQNPAYDQFPCQYQLFYRGKAKGSFWYEPVFQVKTLEGELVWRRRRYRVRRASTPGTFYFSVLDNGVISKEFWTIVDVAEDFSWGLFHYHGAAQPAGLSYTGAVLVTPDGSYPDVEDPRLASALEKCAIKKWELYTVDNCSCMGAPLGTPEDSKLHHQISPGKETSILQRR